GCACTGCCCCGATCTGCTCAAGCAATTGATTGACCTTGGGTTGCTCGCGCAAGATCAGCGCAATGTGGTTGCTGAGGGTGTCGATGGGCGCATGGAACGCCAGCGGCAGGCGCTCTTTGTTGACCGCCAGCTTGTTCAAACCGACGAGTATGTCGGCTGCCTTGTCATCCGTGGTCATCTGGGCGAATTCCAGGCTGCTGAGCATCAGGTCGTAGGTGTCGGTAGAAATGGTGTGCAGGCGTAGCGCATCGGTATCGGCCAACTGGCCCAACTGCGCCTGGATGCTATCGGCAGCGGCGGGCAGAAACGCCAGGGAGTTGCGCAGCACGGCGTTATGCGACTTGAAGCGCTCGACGTGTAGCGCCTTTTCGTCGAATGCCTGCTGGTAATCGGCGTAGGCCTGACGCCAGGCAGGGGTGTCACCGTGCTTGTGCCGGGTTTCGATGCTTTCGAATGCCCGCCACAGGCGTTTCATCTCGACCACGGGCGAGACCAGCGGGTCGTAGTTGTAGTTGATGGTCGTGCGGGCTTTGAGTATTTCGTTTTCCCATTGCGAGTCGTTTTGCTTGATTTGCCGAATCAGGTCACGGGCCTGGGCGTAGGTACCGCTCTCATCGGCCTTGGACATCAGGTACAGGTAGATCAGTACCGAGGCCAGCAGCGCGGCGCTGGTGGCCAACAACAGCAAGCTGCGGGGGCGGGTCAGCCTCATAGTGGTTTGCCCTCCCATTCACCGGTCAGGGTTTTGAGAAACTCAATGATCAGGGCTCTGTCTTCGGCGCTTGCCGTTCGCCCCAGTTGGTAGCGGAACATGACATCCACCGCCGCTTCCAGGGTCGGCGCCGAACCATCGTGAAAGTAGGGTGCGGTAACCGCGACATTGCGCAGGCTGGGCACTTTGAACACGTGCCGGTCTTCTTCATCGCCGGTAACGTTGAAGCGCCCCTGGTCGGCCGTGGTCGGGTTGCCGCGGTCGTTGAAGTAATCGCCCAGCACGCCGAACTTCTGCAGCATGTTGCCACCGATATTGACGCCTTGGTGGCAGGCAATACAGCCGTATTCCTGGAAGCGCTGGTAACCGTGTTTTTCTTCCTTGCTGAGGATTTCGGTGTCGCCTTGCAGGTAGCGGTCAAAGCGCGAGCCAGGGGTCAATAGCGTGCGTTGGTAGGTGGCCAGCGCGTCCTGGATGGTGTGCTCATCCACCGCTTTGCCATAAGCCTTGGCAAAGCGTGCGCGGTAGCTTGGGTCTGCGCCAATGCGCTGGACCACCACCGCCCAGTCACTGCCCATTTCGCTTGGGCTCTGGACCACCAGGTGGGCCTGGTCTTCGAGGGTTTGCGCACGGCCATCCCAGAACTGGCGAAAATTCAGGCTGGCGTTGAACACGCTGGGAGTGTTGACCGGCAACGGTTTGCCATCGACCCCGAGCGAGCGCACTTGGCCGTCGGCGCCGCCTTGGTCAAGCCGGTGGCAACTGGCACAGGACAGGCTGGCGTTACTCGACAAGCGCGGGTCATTGAACAGCGAGCGGCCCAACTCGACCCGCTGCGGTGCCAGCACAGGTACTGCCGGCAATGGCGTGAGGGGCCCGCCTATGGCTTGTGCCAGGCCAATCGAAGGCATCAGGAACACCAGCACGCCTGCGCACTTACGAAATTGCCGGGGGTTAGGCATCGGGCAACCCTCCTTGGTAACAATGCGCTATGCCGCTGAGAATAGTCAGTACCGTGCGCTATCGCTAACCACTGGGGCAAATGTCATCTAGCCTTTGATCAAGGATCAGCTGAGCATCAGGTGCACGGAGGGGGCCATGGAACAATCAGTGAAGGACGAGGTAGCCGATAGAGCGGTGGTGCTGCTGGTTGACGACGAGAGCTCGATTCTCAATAGCCTGCGCCGCCTGCTGCGCGGCCAGCCCTATGATGTGCTACTGGCTGAAAGTGGCGCGCAGGCCCTTGAACTGCTTGAACAGCGCCCAGTCAACCTGGTGATCAGCGATGCACGTATGCCGGGCATGGATGGCGCCACCTTGCTGGCGCAGGTCAATCAGCGCTTTCCCGGCACCTTGCGTATCCTGCTGACCGGTTATGCCGACATGAACACGATCGCCAAGGCGATCAACGACGGCCATATTCATCGCTACATCAGCAAGCCCTGGAATGATGAAGAGATGCTGGTGACCGTGCGCCAGGCCCTGGCTTTCCAGTATTCGGAAAGCGAGCGCCGGCGCCTGGAGGACCTGACCCAGGTACAGAACCAGCAGCTCAAGTTGCTCAACGCCAGCCTTGAGCAGCGTGTAGCGGCGCGCACCGCCGAGTTGCAGCAAACCGCCGACATGCTTGACCTTGCCTATGAAGAGCTCAAACGCAGTTACGTGACCGGCACGGAGGTGTTTTCGCTGCTGGCCAACCTGCGCCTGCCCAGGCCCAAACAGACCAACCGGCAAGTCATCGAACTGATTCGTGTGTACTGCACCCGCCATGGCCTGGACGAGGCCAGCAGCCGCGACTTGACCATGGCCGCCGCGCTGTACAACATCGGCAAGATGAGCTGGACCGACAGCATGCTGACCTGCCCGGTAGACCTGCTGCCGCTTAGCGAGCGCGACCTGTACCGGTCGTACCCGAAACAAAGCGAATCGCTGGTGATGACCCTGGAGCCGATGAAAGAAGCGGCGCAACTCATCCTGCACCATCAGGAGCGTTGGGATGGCAGCGGCTTTCCCGACCATCTCAAAGGCGAGGCTATCCCCCTTGGGGCGCGTTGGTTGAAGCTGGCAGTGGACTTCATCGAATTGCAACGCGGCCTGGTGCTGGAGCGGCAGATGAACAGCGATGAAGCATTGATGTACATCCGCAAATACGCAGGGAAGCTGTATGACCCAGGGCTTGTGGAGGATTTCGTCAAGGTCTGCGCTCAGTTCCTCAGCGATGTGACCCTGGCCGACCCGACGGTCCAGGCCCTGGGCACCCGGGAACTGGCCGGCGGCATGGTCCTGGTGCGCAACCTCAATGCTGATAACGGCATGCTGTTGCTCAATGCCGGCAAGGTGCTGAGTGCGGCGTTGGTGGAAAAGCTGATCGCCTTCGAGGAAATGGAAGGGGCCAAGTACAGTGTTTTCGTGAAAGTCCCTGAGGTGCTTGCCCTGAGCCAATCGTAGCCAGACAGCACATTGAGCGATGCCGTGGCTGAACGATTGGCCTCAGGTGCGGGCTCTGCTTAGCTTAGGTTTTGTACGAAAAGTATGGTCATCCATCGTTGTGGGAGCGGGCTTGCCCCGCGATCTGCCGCAACGCGGCAGCAAAGCCTGAATTCGCGGCGTCTTTGCACCATTTGATATCGGGTACAGGAGCGCTTCGCACTCCATCGCGGGGCAAGCCCGCTCCCACAAAACTTTTCGTACAGCGCCTAGAAGCTGTACTTGAAGCTCGTCATTACATTGCGCGGCGTGCCATAAACGCCGTACAGGCCGGGTTGGCTGTAGTACGCGCGATCAAACACGTTGTTCAGGTTCACCGATGCACTCAAGTGCTGGTTGATGTCGTAGCGCGCCATCAGGTTGGTGACTGCGTAGCTGCCTTGGCTGAAGGTGTGCAGGTCGGCGCCGACCTTGCTCTGCCAGTTCACCCCGCCGCCGAGGGTGACCTTGTCCAGCGGCCCGTGCAGCCGGTAGCTGGTGAAGGTTTTGAAGCTGTTGCGCGGCAAGTTGGTGTTGATGCGCTGGTCGTCGGCATCGGTGGTTACCGAATAGGCGTAACCGGCGGACGCTTGCCAGCCTTCGGCCAGCTCGCCGTTCAGCTCCAGCTCGATGCCCTTGGAGGTGGTGTCTTGTTCGGCGCTGTAGACGTTGTCGTGTTGCCAGATGGCCAGGTTGTCCTGCTCCAGCTTGAACACCGCGAGGCTGGAGTTGAGCTTGCCATCGAGGTGGGTGCCCTTGATGCCGATCTCGTAGCCCACGCCTTCCATGGGGTCGAGCGGTTTGTTGCTCTCGTCGGTAACCCACGACCCTTGCGGGTTGAAGATCTTGGTGTAGCTGGCGTACAGCGACCAGGTGTCGTCGAGGTCGTAGACCACGCCGGCGTAAGGGATGAATACGCCGTTTTCTTCGCGATTCACGTGGGTTTCTTCGCCGCCATAAGGCCTGTCCGAAGTGTCGCGTTTCCAATTGATCAGGCGGCTGCCGACAATCAGGCTGAGGTCGTCGGTTACGCTGAAGCGCGAGGTCAGGTAAGCCGCATACTGGTCTTCGTCGATCGACGACTTGCCGCTTTCGACAAAGGCCGGTTTGGCCGACTTGCCATCCCAGGTGAAGAGGTTGTCGATGGCACCTGCGGGTGAGCCCGCGTAGTCATAGCGCCAGCCGCCCCAGCTCGGGGTGTTTTCCCGGTACTGGGACAAGGTCATGCCGGTGATCAGCTCATGCTCGCGACCGAACAGGCCGAACGGCCCGGTCACGTACACGTCGAGGTTGTCCTGGCGGGGTGTGCCAGAGAAACGTACCGGCAATTGCGACAGGCCGCTGCCATCGGGTTTCAACTCACCCATGGCAAAGTTGAACAGCTCGTCGAACTGGTTCTCGGCATGGGTGAGTTCGATCTTGCCGCTCCAGCCGTTGCCCAGTTGCTGCTCGATGGAGGTAAAGAAGCTGGTTTGCTCGTGATCGTTGTATGACCAGTCTGGTGCGGCATTGAGTGAACGCTTGAGGTCGGTACGGCCACCGGTTGAGAAGCGCGTGGGCAGGCCGGAGCGCAGCGGCGAGTCGATGTCGCTGCGCAGGTAACTGAAGCCCATGGTCAGCAGCGTGTCTTCGCTGAGGTCGAACTCGGTAATGCCGTACATCAGCTGCGACTGCTGGTTGTAGCGGTCAATCCAGGCTTTCTCGGTTTTGTAATCGGCGACGAAGCGCCCGCGGATGTTGCCGGTTTCGGTCAACGGCCCGGACACATCGAAACCTGTGCCGTAACGGTCCCAGTTGCCGGCCTCGCCGGTGATGCTGGCCTGGGCTTCGGCGGTCGGGCGCTTGCGGATCAGGTTGATCGTCGCCGAGGGGTTGCCCATGCCGCTGATCAGGCCGGTGGCGCCGCGCACGATTTCGACACGGTCGTACATCGCCATGCTCTGCGAGTAGTTGTCCAGGCGGGTACTGGTAGGCACACCGTCGACCTCGTAGTTCTGGATGGCAAAGCCGCGCGACCAGTACGAGTCGCTTTCCGAACCCAGGCCATCGCGCACCACGGTGATGCCTGGGGCTGCCTCCAGTGCGTCGGTGAGGTTGGTCAGGCGCTGGTCATCCAGGCGCTGGCGGGTCATGACCGTCAGCGATTGGGGGGGCTCGCGTGGCGTGAGGTTAAGGCGCGTCGAGCTGCTCGACGAGTAGGTGGTGTAGAGCCCGGTACCTTCGGTGGTCGAGCCTGGCGCCTTACCCGAAATGGACACCGCACTCAGCTCCAGGGCACCTGTGGCACTGGCTTGCAGCGAATAGTTGCCGTTGGCGCCGCGGCTGGCCTCAAGCCCCGTGCCCGCGAGCAGTATCGCCAGGCCCTGATCGACATCGAAGTGGCCATGCAGCCCGGTCGTGCTGCGGCCCTCGGTCAATGAGGTGGGGTAGGACAGCAGAATGTGCGCGGTCTGGCCGAAGCGGGCCAATGCCGGTGCCAGGGGGCCTGCGGGGATGTCGAAGTCGGCCTGCGCCTGTTCGGCGGCCGTGACCCAGCCGGGCATCAGCAGCGGGGCGCTTGCGCTCATGCAGGCGATGCCCTGGACCACTGCGCCGGCGAGTTTTTGCGTGACGGATAATTGCCAGCCCTGGCGTTTGCGTGCGGTGCGATTCACGAGTGTTCCCCCATTGATTTGAAGATCTGAGGGTTAAGTCTCGTGAGACGCGAAATCGGACCACCCCGGCGCAACTTTTTTTGCGTCAGGCCATTCGCGGCTTCAAGGTGACCCAGTAGCGGGTGAAGTGCTGCACGTCGAGTTGCAAGGTTTCTGCCACGGCGGCAATGATCTTTTCGGTGTTATCCAGTGGGAACGTGCCAGATACCCGGAGGCTCGCCAAGGCAGGGTCGCAGGCCAGGTGCCCACGGCGATAGCGGCTCACGTCTTCAAGAAACGCCGCCAGGCGCTGGCCTTGGGCAACCAGCATGCCCTGGCTCCAGGCGGGGAGGGTGGGGGCCACGGCCTGCCGGGCCAGCAAACCCTGGCGGGTGAAGCTGGCCTGCTCCCCGGCCCCCAGCACGAGGGGCGAATCGGCTTGCAGGGCAGGCCGGACCGACACCGTGCCCTGATAAACGCTGACTTGGGTAAGCGGGCTGTGCAGCCGCACATTGAACTGCGCCAGCGTCGATTCGAGGCGGCCATGCACGGTGTCCACCCACAGCGGGCGGCTGTCGGCGAGGGCGGGGCGGGTGATCAGCATCTCGCCGCGCAGCAGCCTCAGGCGCCGCGCCTGGTGGTCGAATGCCACATCGAGGGCGCTGTCAGTGTTCAGTTGCAACTGGGTGCCATCGGCCAACGTCAGGCGCCGTTGTTCGCCGATGCGGCTGTGGTAGTCCGCGCGCCAGTCCTGTACCAACGCAGCGTCTTTCAGGTACCAGGCGCCCGAACCCGCAGCCAGTAGCAGCGACAGTTGCTTGAGCGCATTGCGCCGTGATTGCTGTGGCCTTAGTGCCGCGTGGGCCAAAGGGCGTTGGCCTGGGCTGCGCATATCGTGCATGCGCTGGGCGAACACCTGAGTCCGCTGCCAGGCGTGTTCATGCAGCGGGTGCGCCTGGCGCCAGCTCATGCAGGCGGCCAGGGTGGCAGCCGTGACGGCCGGTTCCTGCAGTTCGAGGTGCCAATGCATGGCCTGCTCGGCCACTTCGCCAGGGATTGACGCGTTCATGGCAGGTCCAGGCTGTCATCGAGCATGATGCACAGCGCACCTGCCTTGACGATGTAGCGCTTGACTGTGGTGATCGACACGGCCAGGCGCTCGGCGATCTCGGCGTGCCCCAGGCCATCTACCTGCGACAGCAAAAACGCCTCACGCACCGGACGCTCCAGGCCATCGAGGGCGGCATCGAGGGCTATCAGGGTTTCCAGCAGGATTGCCTGGGTTTCCAGGCTTGGCGCCACTTGCTCAGGCAGCGTCGCCAGCGCTTCAAGGTAGGCGCGCTCAAGCTTTTGCCGGCGGTAATGGTTGCACAACACGCTCTGCGCCACCTTGGCCAGAAAGGTGCGTGGCGCGTGCAACTGTGGCACCTGCTCTTTGTTCAACAGCCGGATGAAAGTGTCTTGCGCCAGGTCCGCTGCGTGTTGCGAGCAATTGAGACGCTGCCTGAGCCAACGCGTCAACCAACTGTGCTGTTGGCGGTAGAGCAGGGCGACATCGCACATCAGGGGTTCGGGGGATGGGAGCATGGAGTGCGGCCGCCGCAGGGGTTATTGTTGCAAACGATAATGCTTATCATATATACGTGCCGGGGAGCCCTACAACAGCAGCACGCACTCAACGCCCTGGCCGCATCTGGTCCGATATAAAACTGCTGAGAACCTTGAAGGCGCACACTCGAAGTAGCTCAGGACTTCTGAGCATTGAGAGGTGTGTATGACCACTGGCAAGCGCGTCACGGATATCGATGCCCCAGGTGTTGAACCTGGGCGAGACGAAGACTGGCCAACCGGGAAAGACGAAGACGATAGCGAGGATGAAAAACGTGCAAGGCCGGAAGATCGCGATGACTACCTCGACGATCAAGCGCCCAGGGAGAGCGAAAAAGGTTCAGGCCGTCCCGACCCCTCCAGAGCCTCTGCGGCCGAGCGTTACAGCTATCAGCCAAAGCAGAAGATCAGGCCTTAGGCCCGACGGGCCTGCGGCGCGGCCCTCAACAAATGCGCGACGCGCGACCGGCGCACTGTGATTGCTTATACAAGAGGGGTCAGGCGCCTATGGCTGACCCCGCCGTGGCACAGGCTGCTGTTCACAGGCGTTCTCCAAAATGCCCCGCCACGTTCAGCGCGCTGAGCACGCCGTCTTCGTGGAAGCCGTTGCCCCAATAGGCACCGCAGTAATAGCTGTGCTGGCGGCCCTGCAGCTCGTTATGGCGGGCCTGGGCGGCCAAGGCTGCCAGGCTGTACTGGGGCTGGGCATAACTGAAATGTGCAAGGACCTGTGCCGGGTCTACCTGCGCGGTCTGGTTGAGGCTCACGCAGAAGGTCACTGGCGCATCGATGCCCTGCAGGATGTTCATGTTGTAGGTGAGTGCGGCGGGCGCCTGCTCGACGCCCCCCAGGCGGTAGTTCCAGCTGGCCCAGGCTTTGCGCCGGCGCGGCAGCAGGCGGGTGTCGGTGTGCAGCACCACGTCGTTGCTGGCGTAGGTGAGGGTACCCAGCACCACGCGCTCGTCTGCACTGGGCGCCTCCAGCAGGGCCAAGGCCTGATCGCTGTGGCAGGCGAACACCACCTTGTCGAAGCGCTCGGTGCCGGCGGCGCTGCTCACGGCCACGCCAGCGTGATCACGGCTGACCCGTGCAACCGGGCAATTGCAGCGGATACGCTTGGCAAAGGGGCGGCACAACGGCGCCACGTAGCTGCGCGAGCCACCCTCGATTACCCGCCATTGCGGGCGCTGGTTGACCGACAACAGGCCGTGATTGCGGCAGAAACGCACGAAGAACTGCAGCGGAAAACCCAGCATGTCGGCGCGTGACATCGACCAGATCGCCGAACCCATGGGCACGATGTAGTGGTTGATGAAGCGCTGCCCATAACCCTGCGCCCGCACGTAACTGCCAAGGGTGGTGTCCTCATCGATGCGCTGGTTGTCGAGGTCGGCAAGGGCCTGGCGATTGAAGCGCAGAATGTCGCGCAACATGCCCCAGAAACCGGGCGAAAGCAGGTTGCGCCGCTGGGCGAACAGGGTGTCCAGGTCATGCCCGTTGTACTCCAGGCCACTGCGTGGGTCATGCACCGCAAAGCTCATCTGGGTCGGCTGCGACGTAACGCCCAGCTGATCGAGCAGGCGAATGAAATGCGGATAGGTCCAGTCATTGAAGACGATGAAGCCGGTGTCCAGCGCATAGTCCTGGCCGCCCCACCGCACATCCACGGTATGGGCGTGGCCACCGACCCAGTCGGCCGCTTCGAACACCGTGATCTCATGCCGGCGTGACAGCAGATGGGCACAGGTGAGGCCGGCGATACCGCTGCCGATGATTGCGATGCGCATGGCGGTCTATTCCCGTTCGTGACGCGCCAGGCGTTGGCCGAGCTTGAGGCGCCAGTGCATTCACTACTTGTACAAAAAAGTTTTCTTGTACAGGTATAGATGAGCTTTTGCCGCAAAGCTATACGGGTTGTTTTTTTACACAGGCTTGAGGTTGCGCTTAGGTCAGGATGGGCCTCTGCGCACAAGCGGTGGCCTCATTCCGCTTCCTGTGCCCCGGCAATATGCCGCCCGGCCACGTAGCCGAAAGTCAGCGCCGGGCCCAGATTGATGCCGCCTGACGGGTACCAACCGCCAAACACGCTGGCCATGTCGGTACCCGCCGCATAAAGCCCGCCGATTGGCTGGCCACGTTCGTCCAGAACACGTGCATGGCCGTCGGTGCGCAGGCCGGCGAAGGTGCCAAAGCACCCTGGCTGGACTTTTACCGCGTAGAACGGCCCCTGTTCGATTGGCGCGACGCAGGGGTTCGGCCCGCTGTATGCCGGGTCCCCCTGTTTACGGTTGAATGGCGTGGAGCCGCGGCCGAATGCCGGGTCCTCGCCCTGGCGCGCATGGCGGTTGTAGGCGGCGACGGTGGCGCTCAACCCGGCAGGGTCGATGCCGCAGGCCTGGGCCAGTTGTTCGAGGCTGGCGCCGCGCTTGAGGTAGCCGCTGCGCACATGTGGCCATACCGGCAGTGGCGCGGGGCGGGCGTGGCCGAGGCCGTAGCGGCGCAGGAAGCGGTGGTCGCAGACCAGCCACGAGCAGGCTTCCTCGCCCTGCGGGACCGCCTCGAGCATGGCCGACACGTAGTCGTAGTAACCGTGTGCCTCGTTGACGAAACGGTTGCCATTGGCCAGCACACCGATGACGCCGGGCTTGCCGCGCTCGATGATGTGCGGGAAGTGGCCGACACTGCCGTCGCGGTGCGGCACTTTGGAGACCGGTGCCCAGGCCACCGCTGATTTCAGATCGGTGGCCACTACGCCGCCCGCCGATTCGCCAAGGCGCAAGCCATCGCCCGAGCAGGACTGCGGGGGCAGGGCGAGGTTGTCATGGCCCGTGGCGTCACGGGCAAACAGCTGACGGCGCCGCGCACTGTCATTGGGGAAGCCGCCGGCTGCGAGTACAACAGCTTTCGCCCTCACCGTCAGGTCGCCCTGCGGGGTGCCTATCACGGCCCCGCGTACCTGCCCGTTTTCGAGCAGCAGGCGCTTGGCCGGGGCCGATTCCTGCAGGCGCACGCCAAGGTCTGCGGCCGACTTGGCCAGGCGTGCCACCAGGGCAACGCCATTGACCAGGTGCATGGCCCGGCCATGGCGGGCGAGGTGGTACAGGTGGCGGCCAAAGCGCTTGCACACATGCAGCAAGGCGCGTGGCGAGCGGGTCATGTTGAGAAAGGCCGCCAGGTCGGGGCCGGCCATGATCGGCATGCCCATGAACGAGGTCTCGCGCAGGGTTTTGCGCAGGCGCGGCAACAGCGCGCCGACCTCACGGGCATCGTAGGGGGCTGCGATGACCTGGTGGCCGCCGGTCGCGGCGCCGGGTGTGTCGCCATGCATGTCGGGGATGGCGTTGCCGTCGACGAACTGCAGTGCGGTGTGTTTCTCGAAAAAGGCGACCATGTGCGGGCAGGCCTGGAGGAAGGCATCCACCCGTTCCGCGTCGTACTGTGCGCCCAGTTCATTACGCAGGTAGGTGCGCGGCTGCTCGATGTCTTCTTCTATACCGGCGCGGCGCGCCAGCGGGTTGCGCGGCACCCAGGCCCAGCCGCCGGACCAGGCGGTGGCGCCGCCGAACACCGGCGCCTTCTCGACCAGCATCACGCGCTGCCCGTGCCAGGCAGCCGTTACCGCCGCAGCCAGGCCGGCTGCGCCTGAGCCAATGACCAGTACGTCGTATTCGGCTTGCAAGGTGTCGGTAGGCATCGCAGGGTCTCCAGTATTATTATTGGAACGTGGTTCCATATTCTTCATGGGTGACCGAGCAGGATGCAAGTGACGCAGCGCGGTACTGGTCGATAACCGGACACTTCAGCGCACAGACGCTGCGCGGGTTGCCTCAGCTGTGGAATCATCTTCCAAAATTTGCCACTTTTTCAGGGACCTTAGTCATGGCTGGTAGTCAGATCGAACGCGCCTTCAGTCTTGTAGAAAGCCTGACCGGCGAGCCTGAGGGCCTTGCCCTGCAGACCCTGGCCGAGCGTCTGGAGATCCCCAAGAGCGCCACCCACCGCATGCTGGCCGAGCTGGTCCGCCTGGGCTATGTGCGGCAGAACCGCGACAACAGCCGCTATCAGTTGTCTGCCAAGCTGGTGGCGCTGGGCTTTCGTTACCTGTCCAGCAGTGGCGCCGACATCATTCAGCCGATGCTCGACCGCCTGGCCCAGGACAGCGGCGAACTGGTGCGCCTGGGCGTGATCGAAGGCAGTCGCCAGACCTGGATCGCCAAGTCCCAGGGCGCGCGCTCCGGTCTGCGCTACGACCCCGACATGGGCCGCGATGCCCCGTTGTTCTACACCGCCTCCGGCCATGCCTGGCTGGCCAGCCTGAGCGATGAGGAGGCGCTGCAGATGGTGCTGCGCCAGGGCATCGCCGACCCTGCACAGTTCGGCCCGAACGCGCCGCGCTCCACCGACGAGCTGCTGGGCTACCTGCAGCGCGCACGCGAGCGCGGCTATGCCTGGGTCGAGCAAACCTCGGCGGTGGGTACATCGGCGTTGGCCGCCGTGGTGCGGCGGCCACGCACTGACGAGGTGATCGGC
The sequence above is drawn from the Pseudomonas putida genome and encodes:
- a CDS encoding IclR family transcriptional regulator, translating into MAGSQIERAFSLVESLTGEPEGLALQTLAERLEIPKSATHRMLAELVRLGYVRQNRDNSRYQLSAKLVALGFRYLSSSGADIIQPMLDRLAQDSGELVRLGVIEGSRQTWIAKSQGARSGLRYDPDMGRDAPLFYTASGHAWLASLSDEEALQMVLRQGIADPAQFGPNAPRSTDELLGYLQRARERGYAWVEQTSAVGTSALAAVVRRPRTDEVIGVLSIAGPSARLAQSRLPELATLLLAAVDELSAASQASELFA
- a CDS encoding HD domain-containing phosphohydrolase — encoded protein: MEQSVKDEVADRAVVLLVDDESSILNSLRRLLRGQPYDVLLAESGAQALELLEQRPVNLVISDARMPGMDGATLLAQVNQRFPGTLRILLTGYADMNTIAKAINDGHIHRYISKPWNDEEMLVTVRQALAFQYSESERRRLEDLTQVQNQQLKLLNASLEQRVAARTAELQQTADMLDLAYEELKRSYVTGTEVFSLLANLRLPRPKQTNRQVIELIRVYCTRHGLDEASSRDLTMAAALYNIGKMSWTDSMLTCPVDLLPLSERDLYRSYPKQSESLVMTLEPMKEAAQLILHHQERWDGSGFPDHLKGEAIPLGARWLKLAVDFIELQRGLVLERQMNSDEALMYIRKYAGKLYDPGLVEDFVKVCAQFLSDVTLADPTVQALGTRELAGGMVLVRNLNADNGMLLLNAGKVLSAALVEKLIAFEEMEGAKYSVFVKVPEVLALSQS
- a CDS encoding FecR domain-containing protein, which codes for MNASIPGEVAEQAMHWHLELQEPAVTAATLAACMSWRQAHPLHEHAWQRTQVFAQRMHDMRSPGQRPLAHAALRPQQSRRNALKQLSLLLAAGSGAWYLKDAALVQDWRADYHSRIGEQRRLTLADGTQLQLNTDSALDVAFDHQARRLRLLRGEMLITRPALADSRPLWVDTVHGRLESTLAQFNVRLHSPLTQVSVYQGTVSVRPALQADSPLVLGAGEQASFTRQGLLARQAVAPTLPAWSQGMLVAQGQRLAAFLEDVSRYRRGHLACDPALASLRVSGTFPLDNTEKIIAAVAETLQLDVQHFTRYWVTLKPRMA
- a CDS encoding sigma-70 family RNA polymerase sigma factor translates to MLPSPEPLMCDVALLYRQQHSWLTRWLRQRLNCSQHAADLAQDTFIRLLNKEQVPQLHAPRTFLAKVAQSVLCNHYRRQKLERAYLEALATLPEQVAPSLETQAILLETLIALDAALDGLERPVREAFLLSQVDGLGHAEIAERLAVSITTVKRYIVKAGALCIMLDDSLDLP
- a CDS encoding TonB-dependent siderophore receptor, with amino-acid sequence MSASAPLLMPGWVTAAEQAQADFDIPAGPLAPALARFGQTAHILLSYPTSLTEGRSTTGLHGHFDVDQGLAILLAGTGLEASRGANGNYSLQASATGALELSAVSISGKAPGSTTEGTGLYTTYSSSSSTRLNLTPREPPQSLTVMTRQRLDDQRLTNLTDALEAAPGITVVRDGLGSESDSYWSRGFAIQNYEVDGVPTSTRLDNYSQSMAMYDRVEIVRGATGLISGMGNPSATINLIRKRPTAEAQASITGEAGNWDRYGTGFDVSGPLTETGNIRGRFVADYKTEKAWIDRYNQQSQLMYGITEFDLSEDTLLTMGFSYLRSDIDSPLRSGLPTRFSTGGRTDLKRSLNAAPDWSYNDHEQTSFFTSIEQQLGNGWSGKIELTHAENQFDELFNFAMGELKPDGSGLSQLPVRFSGTPRQDNLDVYVTGPFGLFGREHELITGMTLSQYRENTPSWGGWRYDYAGSPAGAIDNLFTWDGKSAKPAFVESGKSSIDEDQYAAYLTSRFSVTDDLSLIVGSRLINWKRDTSDRPYGGEETHVNREENGVFIPYAGVVYDLDDTWSLYASYTKIFNPQGSWVTDESNKPLDPMEGVGYEIGIKGTHLDGKLNSSLAVFKLEQDNLAIWQHDNVYSAEQDTTSKGIELELNGELAEGWQASAGYAYSVTTDADDQRINTNLPRNSFKTFTSYRLHGPLDKVTLGGGVNWQSKVGADLHTFSQGSYAVTNLMARYDINQHLSASVNLNNVFDRAYYSQPGLYGVYGTPRNVMTSFKYSF
- a CDS encoding cytochrome-c peroxidase — its product is MPSIGLAQAIGGPLTPLPAVPVLAPQRVELGRSLFNDPRLSSNASLSCASCHRLDQGGADGQVRSLGVDGKPLPVNTPSVFNASLNFRQFWDGRAQTLEDQAHLVVQSPSEMGSDWAVVVQRIGADPSYRARFAKAYGKAVDEHTIQDALATYQRTLLTPGSRFDRYLQGDTEILSKEEKHGYQRFQEYGCIACHQGVNIGGNMLQKFGVLGDYFNDRGNPTTADQGRFNVTGDEEDRHVFKVPSLRNVAVTAPYFHDGSAPTLEAAVDVMFRYQLGRTASAEDRALIIEFLKTLTGEWEGKPL
- a CDS encoding NAD(P)/FAD-dependent oxidoreductase, giving the protein MRIAIIGSGIAGLTCAHLLSRRHEITVFEAADWVGGHAHTVDVRWGGQDYALDTGFIVFNDWTYPHFIRLLDQLGVTSQPTQMSFAVHDPRSGLEYNGHDLDTLFAQRRNLLSPGFWGMLRDILRFNRQALADLDNQRIDEDTTLGSYVRAQGYGQRFINHYIVPMGSAIWSMSRADMLGFPLQFFVRFCRNHGLLSVNQRPQWRVIEGGSRSYVAPLCRPFAKRIRCNCPVARVSRDHAGVAVSSAAGTERFDKVVFACHSDQALALLEAPSADERVVLGTLTYASNDVVLHTDTRLLPRRRKAWASWNYRLGGVEQAPAALTYNMNILQGIDAPVTFCVSLNQTAQVDPAQVLAHFSYAQPQYSLAALAAQARHNELQGRQHSYYCGAYWGNGFHEDGVLSALNVAGHFGERL
- a CDS encoding FAD-dependent oxidoreductase, with protein sequence MPTDTLQAEYDVLVIGSGAAGLAAAVTAAWHGQRVMLVEKAPVFGGATAWSGGWAWVPRNPLARRAGIEEDIEQPRTYLRNELGAQYDAERVDAFLQACPHMVAFFEKHTALQFVDGNAIPDMHGDTPGAATGGHQVIAAPYDAREVGALLPRLRKTLRETSFMGMPIMAGPDLAAFLNMTRSPRALLHVCKRFGRHLYHLARHGRAMHLVNGVALVARLAKSAADLGVRLQESAPAKRLLLENGQVRGAVIGTPQGDLTVRAKAVVLAAGGFPNDSARRRQLFARDATGHDNLALPPQSCSGDGLRLGESAGGVVATDLKSAVAWAPVSKVPHRDGSVGHFPHIIERGKPGVIGVLANGNRFVNEAHGYYDYVSAMLEAVPQGEEACSWLVCDHRFLRRYGLGHARPAPLPVWPHVRSGYLKRGASLEQLAQACGIDPAGLSATVAAYNRHARQGEDPAFGRGSTPFNRKQGDPAYSGPNPCVAPIEQGPFYAVKVQPGCFGTFAGLRTDGHARVLDERGQPIGGLYAAGTDMASVFGGWYPSGGINLGPALTFGYVAGRHIAGAQEAE